The Aeromicrobium sp. Leaf245 genome includes a region encoding these proteins:
- the galK gene encoding galactokinase translates to MDDVRTWQVPGRVNLIGEHLDYNGGPSVPFAIDRFLTLKVRRRDDDAVNVWSTLPDGRRERAAFTVDVAPGDGAVAADGWAAYPAGAVWALRSQGSLPGCDLVLESSLPLGAGLSSSAALTVGVVSALADLAGLDLDPLTAARLAQRAENDFVGAPTGLMDQLAVTFGREGQAVVTDPLGDAEPERVPFDVAAADLSLLVISTGVDHSHVAASGGGGYAERRAQCEEAASALGLHHLAKAGLDALVRLDDPVLRRRTQHVFTETARVKAALRTLREQDWEQLGTVLTASHTSLRDDFEVSCAELDVAVESALEAGALGARMTGGGFGGSAIALVPQAKAGPVRELVEQRYDALGWKTPEVFAVRAADGVHRTA, encoded by the coding sequence GTGGACGACGTACGCACGTGGCAGGTTCCGGGTCGGGTCAACCTCATCGGGGAGCACCTCGACTACAACGGGGGCCCGTCGGTCCCCTTCGCGATCGACCGCTTCCTCACCCTGAAGGTGCGCCGCCGTGACGACGACGCGGTCAACGTGTGGAGCACCCTGCCCGACGGTCGCCGTGAGCGCGCGGCGTTCACGGTCGACGTCGCACCGGGCGACGGCGCCGTCGCGGCGGACGGGTGGGCCGCCTACCCCGCGGGCGCGGTGTGGGCGCTGCGCTCCCAGGGCTCGCTGCCCGGCTGCGACCTGGTGCTCGAGTCGTCGCTGCCCCTCGGTGCCGGTCTCTCGTCGTCGGCCGCGCTCACCGTGGGGGTCGTGTCCGCCCTCGCCGACCTGGCCGGTCTCGACCTGGACCCGCTCACGGCGGCCCGCCTCGCCCAGCGCGCCGAGAACGACTTCGTGGGGGCGCCGACCGGCCTCATGGACCAGCTGGCCGTCACGTTCGGCCGTGAGGGACAGGCCGTCGTGACCGACCCGCTCGGCGACGCCGAGCCCGAGCGCGTCCCGTTCGACGTGGCCGCGGCCGACCTCTCGCTGCTGGTCATCTCCACGGGCGTGGACCACTCGCACGTGGCCGCCTCCGGAGGCGGGGGGTACGCCGAGCGGCGCGCCCAGTGCGAGGAGGCCGCGTCGGCCCTGGGGCTCCACCACCTCGCGAAGGCCGGGCTCGACGCGCTCGTCCGGCTCGACGACCCCGTGCTGCGTCGTCGCACGCAGCACGTCTTCACCGAGACGGCTCGCGTCAAGGCCGCCCTGCGCACGCTGCGCGAGCAGGACTGGGAGCAGCTCGGGACGGTCCTCACCGCCTCGCACACCTCTCTGCGCGACGACTTCGAGGTCAGCTGCGCCGAGCTCGACGTCGCGGTCGAGTCCGCCCTCGAGGCCGGCGCCCTCGGCGCCCGCATGACCGGCGGCGGGTTCGGCGGCTCGGCCATCGCCCTGGTCCCGCAGGCCAAGGCGGGACCGGTGCGCGAGCTCGTGGAGCAGCGCTACGACGCCCTGGGCTGGAAGACGCCCGAGGTGTTCGCGGTCCGTGCCGCCGACGGGGTCCACCGCACCGCCTGA
- a CDS encoding LysR family transcriptional regulator, translated as MQFQQLSYFVAVARTRNFTRAAELVGVAQPSLSKQVRVLENSLGTPLFVRQPGGIELTSAGEALLPHAERILIDVESAQRAVHEVAGLRRGRVRLGATPSICDGLLPEVLTRFHETHPLIELEVHEGGSRVLTHELAQGRLDLALLITPLSETRPDIETVPLRRDRLVLAAPSDETADDALPSAVDVAALRDLPLVMFRTGYDLRETTLTACAQAGFSPHISVEGGEMLSVLRFVESGLGYAVVPEMVLANRPGLRPVALRNPSLSRQIALAHRRDTLQLAALAFHDELLLSLQQPG; from the coding sequence GTGCAGTTCCAGCAGCTCTCCTACTTCGTGGCGGTGGCGCGCACGCGCAACTTCACGCGCGCTGCCGAGCTGGTCGGGGTGGCACAGCCCAGCCTCTCCAAGCAGGTCCGCGTCCTGGAGAACTCCCTGGGCACGCCGCTGTTCGTCCGCCAGCCCGGCGGCATCGAGCTCACGAGCGCCGGCGAGGCGCTCCTGCCCCATGCCGAGCGCATCCTCATCGACGTCGAGTCGGCGCAGCGTGCGGTGCACGAGGTCGCCGGTCTGCGGCGCGGACGGGTGCGGCTCGGCGCCACCCCGTCGATCTGCGACGGGCTCCTGCCGGAGGTGCTCACACGGTTCCACGAGACCCACCCCCTCATCGAGCTCGAGGTCCACGAAGGGGGTTCACGGGTCCTGACGCACGAGCTGGCGCAGGGGCGGCTCGACCTTGCCCTGCTCATCACGCCGCTGTCCGAGACCCGCCCCGACATCGAGACGGTGCCCCTGCGGCGCGACCGGCTGGTGCTCGCCGCACCCTCCGACGAAACCGCCGACGACGCGCTCCCGTCCGCGGTCGACGTCGCGGCCCTGCGGGACCTGCCCCTCGTCATGTTCCGGACCGGCTACGACCTGCGCGAGACGACGCTGACGGCGTGCGCGCAGGCGGGCTTCTCCCCGCACATCTCCGTCGAGGGTGGCGAGATGCTGTCGGTCCTGCGGTTCGTGGAGTCCGGTCTCGGCTACGCGGTCGTCCCCGAGATGGTGCTGGCCAACCGACCGGGCCTGCGGCCCGTGGCGCTGCGCAACCCGTCCCTGTCGCGCCAGATCGCCCTGGCCCACCGCCGCGACACCCTCCAGCTTGCCGCGCTGGCCTTCCACGACGAGCTGCTGCTGTCGCTGCAGCAACCCGGCTGA
- a CDS encoding GNAT family N-acetyltransferase has translation MDSLSWPLSVPVLSDGVVTLRAATPADVASMHEMTQDPDMQRWTAVPVPNTPEMSEAFALQIGAEAWDQGTARMWVVEAADDSGRARFAGNVDVRGGPVADLGFSLHPWARGRGLMTRAVRLAVDHVFTECAVESVHWRAHVGNEASLRVAHACGFQLVGSSPALLHERGRTLDAWTAVLRFGDAPVPRGRWLDAPVIETDRLRLRPFAESDAARVAEACGDETAGHWLNTLPRPYTLDVARAYLADCTWQAAIGSKLTWAVADRETDALVANLALMHLDGPNPGTAEVGYWAHPDARGRGFMTEAVRAAVRHALAADGPDHEPLGLHRLSLRAAAGNAASNRVAKRAGFRRIGVEREAELLGDGSVDDLVSYDLLRDEV, from the coding sequence ATGGACTCCCTGAGCTGGCCGCTGTCCGTGCCCGTCCTCTCCGACGGCGTGGTGACCCTGCGCGCCGCCACGCCGGCCGACGTCGCGTCGATGCACGAGATGACGCAGGACCCCGACATGCAGCGGTGGACCGCGGTCCCGGTGCCCAACACGCCCGAGATGAGCGAGGCGTTCGCCCTGCAGATCGGCGCCGAGGCGTGGGACCAGGGCACGGCGCGGATGTGGGTGGTCGAGGCCGCCGACGACTCCGGACGGGCCCGGTTCGCCGGCAACGTCGACGTCCGGGGCGGGCCGGTCGCCGACCTCGGCTTCTCCCTGCACCCGTGGGCGCGCGGTCGCGGACTGATGACCCGGGCCGTGCGCCTCGCCGTCGACCACGTGTTCACCGAGTGCGCGGTGGAGTCGGTCCACTGGCGGGCGCACGTCGGCAACGAGGCCTCCCTGCGGGTGGCGCACGCCTGCGGCTTCCAGCTCGTGGGCTCCTCGCCCGCCCTGCTGCACGAGCGGGGTCGCACCCTCGACGCCTGGACGGCGGTGCTGCGCTTCGGCGACGCCCCCGTGCCCAGGGGGCGCTGGCTCGACGCTCCCGTGATCGAGACGGACCGCTTGCGGCTGCGACCCTTCGCGGAGTCCGACGCCGCCCGGGTGGCCGAGGCGTGCGGCGACGAGACCGCGGGGCACTGGTTGAACACCCTGCCGCGCCCGTACACGCTCGACGTCGCGCGCGCCTACCTGGCCGACTGCACCTGGCAGGCGGCCATCGGGTCCAAGCTCACCTGGGCCGTGGCCGACCGCGAGACCGACGCGCTCGTCGCGAACCTCGCCCTCATGCACCTCGACGGCCCCAACCCCGGGACGGCCGAGGTCGGCTACTGGGCCCACCCCGACGCGCGGGGTCGAGGGTTCATGACCGAGGCGGTCCGCGCGGCCGTGCGCCACGCGCTCGCCGCTGACGGGCCCGACCACGAGCCGCTCGGCCTGCACCGCCTCAGCCTGCGGGCAGCGGCCGGCAACGCGGCCAGCAACCGGGTGGCCAAACGGGCGGGCTTCCGGCGCATCGGGGTCGAGCGCGAGGCCGAGCTGCTCGGCGACGGCTCGGTCGACGACCTGGTCTCCTACGACCTGCTGCGCGACGAGGTCTGA
- a CDS encoding prephenate dehydratase: MTVRRIAYQGEPGANSHIVCQQHHPDAEAVACASFEDVFAAVTGGDADLAMIPIDNSIAGRVADIHHFLPTSGLHIVGEHFLRIQFMVMGVPGTTLDTVRTVHSHVHALGQCRKIIQQHGWTPLVSGDTAGAAREIAEARDVSQAAIAPPLAAQIYGLEILARDVEDEDHNTTRFVELSREPAVPAAGAGPVVTTFIFNVRNLPAALYKALGGFATNGVNMTKLESYMVGGEFTATQFLAEVDGHPDDPHVARALEELTFFTTETRVLGVYPADPFRAESA; encoded by the coding sequence GTGACCGTCCGCCGCATCGCGTACCAGGGGGAACCCGGCGCGAACTCCCACATCGTCTGCCAGCAGCACCACCCCGACGCCGAGGCCGTGGCCTGCGCGTCGTTCGAGGACGTGTTCGCGGCCGTCACCGGTGGTGACGCCGACCTCGCGATGATCCCGATCGACAACTCGATCGCAGGCCGGGTGGCCGACATCCACCACTTCCTGCCCACGTCGGGCCTGCACATCGTCGGCGAGCACTTCCTGCGGATCCAGTTCATGGTCATGGGCGTCCCGGGCACCACCCTCGACACCGTGCGCACGGTCCACAGCCACGTGCACGCCCTCGGGCAGTGCCGCAAGATCATCCAGCAGCACGGCTGGACGCCTCTCGTCTCCGGCGACACCGCCGGTGCCGCACGCGAGATCGCCGAGGCCCGCGACGTCAGCCAGGCGGCGATCGCCCCGCCGCTCGCCGCGCAGATCTACGGACTCGAGATCCTGGCGCGCGACGTCGAGGACGAGGACCACAACACGACCCGCTTCGTGGAGCTCTCGCGCGAGCCCGCCGTCCCGGCCGCCGGCGCGGGACCAGTCGTGACGACCTTCATCTTCAACGTGCGCAACCTGCCGGCGGCCCTCTACAAGGCCCTGGGCGGCTTCGCCACGAACGGCGTCAACATGACCAAGCTCGAGAGCTACATGGTGGGGGGCGAGTTCACCGCCACCCAGTTCCTCGCCGAGGTCGACGGGCACCCGGACGACCCGCACGTGGCGCGCGCCCTCGAGGAGCTCACGTTCTTCACCACCGAGACCCGCGTGCTCGGCGTCTACCCGGCCGACCCGTTCCGGGCCGAGTCCGCCTGA
- the trpS gene encoding tryptophan--tRNA ligase encodes MHSMSSSTRPRSLSGIQPTAESFHFGNYLGAIRQWVGLQDDHDAFYFIADLHALTVQPDPAALRARTHASAAQLLAAGVDPERSALFCQSHVPEHTQLAWIFNCLTGFGEAGRMTQFKDKSAKGGTDKSSVGLFTYPILQAADILLYNPHHVPVGEDQRQHLELSRNLAQRFNHHYGETFRQPEPYILKDAAKIGDLQDPTAKMSKSGSSPNGIVDLLDDPKKAAKKIRSAVTDSGDEIRFDPEGKPGVSNLLTLYSAVTGTSVDDVVAEFEGRQYGHLKVALADVVADFVAGFGERTRAYLDDPAELDRVLARGAARAREVAAPVVADVYDKVGLVRGA; translated from the coding sequence ATGCACAGCATGTCCAGCAGCACCCGTCCCCGCTCGCTGTCCGGCATCCAGCCGACGGCCGAGTCGTTCCACTTCGGGAACTACCTCGGGGCGATCCGCCAGTGGGTGGGCCTGCAGGACGACCACGACGCGTTCTACTTCATCGCCGACCTGCACGCGCTCACGGTGCAGCCGGACCCGGCAGCCCTGAGGGCGCGGACCCACGCGTCGGCGGCGCAGCTCCTCGCAGCCGGCGTCGACCCCGAGCGGTCGGCGCTGTTCTGCCAGAGCCACGTGCCCGAGCACACGCAGCTGGCGTGGATCTTCAACTGCCTCACCGGCTTCGGCGAGGCGGGTCGCATGACGCAGTTCAAGGACAAGAGCGCCAAGGGTGGCACCGACAAGTCCAGCGTCGGGCTGTTCACGTACCCCATCCTGCAGGCGGCCGACATCCTGCTCTACAACCCCCACCACGTGCCCGTGGGTGAGGACCAGCGCCAGCACCTCGAGCTCTCCCGCAACCTCGCGCAGCGGTTCAACCATCACTACGGCGAGACGTTCCGCCAGCCCGAGCCGTACATCCTCAAGGACGCCGCCAAGATCGGCGACCTGCAGGACCCGACCGCGAAGATGAGCAAGTCCGGCTCCTCGCCCAACGGGATCGTCGACCTGCTCGACGACCCGAAGAAGGCGGCGAAGAAGATCCGCTCGGCCGTCACCGACTCCGGCGACGAGATCCGGTTCGACCCCGAGGGCAAGCCCGGCGTGTCCAACCTGCTCACCCTGTACTCGGCCGTGACCGGCACGTCGGTCGACGACGTCGTCGCCGAGTTCGAGGGTCGCCAGTACGGACACCTCAAGGTGGCCCTCGCGGACGTGGTGGCCGACTTCGTGGCCGGCTTCGGCGAGCGCACGCGGGCGTACCTGGACGACCCGGCCGAGCTGGACCGGGTGCTGGCCCGGGGCGCGGCGCGGGCGCGTGAGGTGGCGGCGCCCGTGGTGGCCGACGTGTACGACAAGGTCGGGCTCGTCCGCGGTGCCTGA
- a CDS encoding 2'-5' RNA ligase family protein gives MPERGGAGASRTFGVAISVPEPHGEELRAHRAAFGDPLAEQIPSHITLLPPDVVAGDELDRLAGRLSAVAARTAPFEVDLKGTGTFRPVSPVVFVAVSRGISEAELLVAELREALAAPEPEFPYHPHVTVAHHLDDAALDRAYATLEHFACTFTVGEIALYLHEPDAGWSTYLSFPLTGSQD, from the coding sequence GTGCCTGAGCGGGGCGGGGCGGGCGCGTCGCGCACGTTCGGGGTCGCGATCTCGGTCCCGGAGCCGCACGGCGAGGAGCTGCGCGCGCACCGGGCCGCGTTCGGCGATCCGCTCGCGGAGCAGATCCCGAGCCACATCACGCTGCTGCCGCCCGACGTCGTGGCCGGTGACGAGCTGGACCGACTCGCCGGTCGGCTCTCCGCGGTGGCCGCCCGGACGGCTCCGTTCGAGGTCGACCTCAAGGGCACGGGCACCTTCCGGCCGGTCTCGCCCGTGGTCTTCGTGGCGGTGAGCCGAGGCATCTCCGAGGCGGAGCTGCTGGTCGCGGAGCTGCGCGAGGCCCTCGCGGCGCCGGAGCCGGAGTTCCCGTACCACCCGCACGTCACCGTCGCCCACCACCTCGACGACGCGGCGCTCGACCGCGCCTACGCCACGCTCGAGCACTTCGCGTGCACCTTCACGGTGGGCGAGATCGCGCTGTACCTCCACGAGCCGGACGCGGGCTGGTCGACGTACCTGTCCTTCCCGCTCACCGGTTCGCAGGACTGA